The Oscarella lobularis chromosome 9, ooOscLobu1.1, whole genome shotgun sequence genome includes a window with the following:
- the LOC136191596 gene encoding zinc finger protein 865-like isoform X4 — translation MTSAASNSATVNVPLPPAPSTPPPGASQAMEYTQSTSHPHVQLQQSSRLVCKVCGASFVYPGSYAKHMQKHEMTSSAAVAAASPPPPPPRGKDDVVVASSSSSSPSGGASQKKSMTSQRPIAPATAAAAAAAAASAVAPQTVLQGAPSMMPGYYTTGVSMAPDANVLYSLKELEASNSLRCQVCGRQFKYKSCLITHMETKHSASLQAANPMQQLASPMVSVNPKVSSLHCEFCGEVFVYHANLMKHKYKVHRELMQSYATASSLSGGSHHATMATTGQTTLPARGDEAKAGGGGSGDIYRGSAFSSYVSAASHSGSLAPGGARGTSPPPVEVKVKKEKEGGGGDEGSQDATPDPSQVRFPRPMYECPLCKMTFVYGASFMKHMTSYHPGEACPYMGPITQEKYFTPPQSSSSQQQIARSQRAPPTSAPSPPNRGNAPPPKQDDFKSIFERASLRIAGIRQEGLKNLSSGFSFDLNADGGSGGGGGNNVSNGEVDPEKENDGGETENKSDGGKSDGESSGTGRATHHASVIVDASEVRKYPPASVVEAAKQQVPSKQQVLPKLPELVTSNQLYKKDLPATTATTTTTPPPPPHQQSPLSKSGGGSGSTALTPGSNWRIVSRKCYVCPVCRMEFVYGASFIKHMRRYHPDASYDLPKTTRTRPPSLAAPGSSATVPTGGGGGGGGVASEEASPSSKPDDDDKPRVSMTSSATTVNIPILPAPVPGLKGDSPTAKVAEGRGSPATMSLTATTTNQSGNSGKNASAERRDRYQARRTRQCPCCSAVFVYVGSLIKHMTKCHPGSSWLTESGDLRTYFKQEDESAAAAAAVASANATSAASTAASSTSEPRKDFSLSSSLADAVSRRGQRVHYCRVCSKPFFYIASLHKHLLDHGVSPEEVVGLTSLTNPKEEASGLMSTLSTGMISPSVAVAAAPTSSTGGYAASSSASVPPPAKRLRLESPSKLMIDPDESLDDEPSHTMSLRSRATRLPVSYAEAEVEEFEFVESDDDEIAIIINNANHHSQSGGGGGEGDAVAMQTEATVTSQLALPVRAFDQAQHTVLGCMQQAYYALVALESLQQLVRFDQTRLPMAEVARLLVDDPDGVASLANANAAVATMLQGGNALTEALTEIQTALHERAGEFNVHTVNSVHSEVLLIDGRNFVLEAPATGAGRRQSAAMKVGETYDDEDRRHGVPSLDDDEVTASGGSPLAKKEDASPLGSPVAASEPDEAPAEVPAPMEEEEEEKKEGSPLPASS, via the exons ATGACGAGCGCAGCGAGCAATAGTGCAACAGTAAACGTCCCTCTTCCTCCCGCTCCCTCCACGCCCCCGCCCGGCGCCTCCCAAGCGATGGAGTACAcccaatcgacgtcgcatcCGCACGTGCAGCTACAGCAGAGTAGCCGTCTCGTCTGCAAAGTGTGCGGCGCTTCGTTCGTGTATCCGGGAAGCTACGCGAAGCACATGCAGAAGcacgaaatgacgtcatcggcggCAGTGGcagcggcgtcgccgccgccgccgccgccaagaGGCaaggatgacgtcgtcgtcgcgtcgtcatcgtcgtcgtcaccgagTGGCGGCGCTTCGCAGAAgaaatcgatgacgtcgcagAGACCTATTGCcccggcaacggcggcggcggcggcggcggcggcagcttCAGCAGTTGCGCCTCAAACAGTACTACAAGGGGCTCCTTCAATGATGCCTGGGTATTATACAACTGGCGTTTCTATGGCTCCAGATGCGAATGTTCTGTATTCATTGAAAG AACTTGAGGCTTCGAATTCGCTTCGCTGTCAAGTGTGCGGTCGGCAGTTCAAGTACAAGAGCTGTCTCATCACGCACATGGAGACGAAGCATTCGGCGTCGCTACAGGCGGCGAATCCTATGCAGCAGCTTGCCTCTCCTATGGTCTCCGTCAATCCCAAAGTGTCGTCGCTTCACTGTGAATTTTGCGGCGAAGTCTTCGTCTATCACGCCAATCTGATGAAGCACAAGTACAAAGTCCATCGCGAACTGATGCAGAGCtacgcgacggcgtcgtcgctttccggCGGCAGTCATCACGCGACCATGGCAACGACGGGGCAAACCACGCTTCCCGCTCGAggagacgaagcgaaagccggcggcggcggcagtggGGACATATATCGAGGATCGGCGTTCTCCAGTTACGTGTCTGCGGCGTCGCATTCAGGAAGTTTGGCACCGGGAGGAGCGAGGGGAACGTCGCCACCGCCCGTTGAGGTGAAGgtaaaaaaggagaaagagggtGGTGGTGGAGACGAAGGAAGTCAGGACGCAACTCCAGATC CGTCTCAAGTCCGTTTTCCCCGTCCCATGTACGAGTGTCCTCTCTGTAAGATGACGTTCGTCTACGGCGCGAGCTTCATGAAGCATATGACGAGCTACCATCCGGGCGAAGCGTGCCCCTACATGGGCCCCATAACGCAGGAAAAATACTTCACTCCGCCCCAGTCTTCGTCATCCCAGCAGCAAATCGCTCGTTCACAGCGGGCTCCTCCGACGTCAGCACCGTCACCACCCAATAGAGG AAACGCTCCCCCTCCAAAGCAGGACGACTTCAAATCAATATTCGAACGCGCCTCGCTACGCATCGCCGGCATACGCCAAGAAGGCCTCAAGAATCTCTCAAGCGGCTTCTCCTTCGATTtgaacgccgacggcggaagcggcggcggcggcggcaacaaCGTCAGCAACGGCGAAGTCGATccggaaaaggaaaatgacggcggcgaaacggaGAACAAGTCGGACGGCGGTAAATCGGACGGAGAATCTAGCGGCACGGGAAGAGCGACTCATCACGCGTCCGTCATTGTGGATGCGAGCGAAGTGAGAAAGTATCCGCCGGCGTCCGTCGTCGAGGCGGCGAAGCAGCAGGTGCCGTCGAAGCAGCAGGTGTTGCCGAAATTGCCGGAGTTGGTTACGTCGAATCAGCTTTATAAGAAGGATTTGccggcaacgacggcgacgacgacgacgacgccgccgccgccgccacatCAGCAATCTCCTCTCTCGAAGAGCGGCGGGGGAAGTGGTTCGACCGCTTTAACGCCAG GCTCCAACTGGCGCATAGTGAGCCGCAAGTGCTACGTGTGCCCCGTGTGCCGCATGGAATTCGTCTACGGCGCCAGCTTCATCAAACACATGCGCCGCTATCATCCCGACGCCTCCTACGATCTTCCCAAGACGACGCGCACGcgtccgccgtcgctcgccgCCCCGGGCTCGTCCGCGACCGTTCcgaccggcggcggcggcggcggcggcggcgtcgcatCGGAAgaagcgtcgccgtcgtcgaaacccgacgacgacgacaaaccGCGCGtctcaatgacgtcatcggcgaCGACAGTGAATATTCCGATACTTCCGGCGCCGGTGCCGGGGCTCAAGGGCgactcgccgacggcgaaagTCGCGGAGGGACGCGGctcgccggcgacgatgtcgttgacggcaacgacgacgaatcagaGCGGGAATTCAGGTAAAAATGCGTCTGCGGAAAGGCGTG ATCGGTATCAGGCGCGACGCACGCGTCAGTGTCCCTGCTGTTCGGCCGTGTTCGTTTACGTGGGAAGTCTCATTAAGCATATGACGAAGTGTCATCCGGGGTCGTCGTGGCTGACCGAGAGCGGCGATCTGCGGACGTATTTTAAGCAGGAGGAcgaatcggcggcggcggcggcagcggtgGCCTCTGCGAATGCGACTTCCGCCGCTTCGACGGCTGCGAGTTCGACGTCGGAGCCAAGAAAAG acttttctctttcctcctCTCTCGCAGACGCCGTCTCGCGACGCGGCCAACGCGTCCACTACTGCCGCGTCTGCTCCAAGCCCTTCTTCTACATCGCGAGCCTTCACAAGCACCTCCTCGATCACGGCGTCTCGCCCGAAGAGGTCGTCGGCCTGACGAGTCTAACGAATCCCAAAGAAGAAGCCTCCGGTCTCATGTCGACTCTCTCCACCGGAATGATCTCGccctccgtcgccgtcgccgccgcgccgacgtcgtcgaccgGCGGCTACGCGGCGTCGAGTTCGGCCTccgttccgccgccggcgaaaCGATTGCGTCtcgaatcgccgtcgaaatTGATGATCGATCCGGATGagtctctcgacgacgaacccAGTCACACGATGTCGTTgcgctcgcgcgcgacgcgtcTTCCCGTCAGCTACGCCGAGGCGGAAGTcgaagaattcgaattcgtcgagagcgacgacgacgaaatagcGATTATTATAAATAACGCGAATCATCATAGTCagagtggcggcggcggcggagagggcgacgccgtcgcgatgCAAACGGAAGCGACGGTGACGTCCCAACTCGCTCTGCCCGTGAGAGCGTTCGATCAAGCGCAGCACACCGTTCTCGGCTGCATGCAACAGGCCTACTACGCTCTCGTCGCCTTGGAATCGCTTCAGCAGCTCGTTCGCTTCGATCAAACGCGCCTGCCCATGGCCGAAGTGgcgcgtcttctcgtcgacgatcccgACGGCGTGGCGAGCctcgcgaacgcgaacgcggccgtcgcgacgatgcTTCAGGGCGGGAATGCGCTCACCGAAGCGCTGACGGAGATTCAGACGGCGTTGCACGAGCGCGCCGGCGAGTTCAACGTGCACACGGTCAATTCCGTGCATTCGGAGGTTTTGTTGATTGACGGGCGGAATTTCGTGCTCGAAGCGCCGGCGACGGGGGCGGGACGGCGGCAATCGGCGGCGATGAAGGTGGGTGAGACGTATGATGACGAGGATCGGCGGCACGGAGTGCCGTCgttggacgacgatgaggTGACGGCAAGCGGAGGGAGTCCTTTGGCGAAGAAGGAGGACGCGTCGCCTCTTGGGTCGCCCGTCGCTGCTTCGGAGCCGGACGAAGCTCCGGCGGAGGTTCCGGCTCcgatggaggaggaggaggaggagaaaaaagagggGTCTCCGCTTCCGGCTTCTAGCTAG
- the LOC136191596 gene encoding zinc finger protein 865-like isoform X1, producing the protein MTSAASNSATVNVPLPPAPSTPPPGASQAMEYTQSTSHPHVQLQQSSRLVCKVCGASFVYPGSYAKHMQKHEMTSSAAVAAASPPPPPPRGKDDVVVASSSSSSPSGGASQKKSMTSQRPIAPATAAAAAAAAASAVAPQTVLQGAPSMMPGYYTTGVSMAPDANVLYSLKELEASNSLRCQVCGRQFKYKSCLITHMETKHSASLQAANPMQQLASPMVSVNPKVSSLHCEFCGEVFVYHANLMKHKYKVHRELMQSYATASSLSGGSHHATMATTGQTTLPARGDEAKAGGGGSGDIYRGSAFSSYVSAASHSGSLAPGGARGTSPPPVEVKVKKEKEGGGGDEGSQDATPDPSQVRFPRPMYECPLCKMTFVYGASFMKHMTSYHPGEACPYMGPITQEKYFTPPQSSSSQQQIARSQRAPPTSAPSPPNRGSYTATRDSFSLAPSRRNAPPPKQDDFKSIFERASLRIAGIRQEGLKNLSSGFSFDLNADGGSGGGGGNNVSNGEVDPEKENDGGETENKSDGGKSDGESSGTGRATHHASVIVDASEVRKYPPASVVEAAKQQVPSKQQVLPKLPELVTSNQLYKKDLPATTATTTTTPPPPPHQQSPLSKSGGGSGSTALTPGSNWRIVSRKCYVCPVCRMEFVYGASFIKHMRRYHPDASYDLPKTTRTRPPSLAAPGSSATVPTGGGGGGGGVASEEASPSSKPDDDDKPRVSMTSSATTVNIPILPAPVPGLKGDSPTAKVAEGRGSPATMSLTATTTNQSGNSGKNASAERRDRYQARRTRQCPCCSAVFVYVGSLIKHMTKCHPGSSWLTESGDLRTYFKQEDESAAAAAAVASANATSAASTAASSTSEPRKDFSLSSSLADAVSRRGQRVHYCRVCSKPFFYIASLHKHLLDHGVSPEEVVGLTSLTNPKEEASGLMSTLSTGMISPSVAVAAAPTSSTGGYAASSSASVPPPAKRLRLESPSKLMIDPDESLDDEPSHTMSLRSRATRLPVSYAEAEVEEFEFVESDDDEIAIIINNANHHSQSGGGGGEGDAVAMQTEATVTSQLALPVRAFDQAQHTVLGCMQQAYYALVALESLQQLVRFDQTRLPMAEVARLLVDDPDGVASLANANAAVATMLQGGNALTEALTEIQTALHERAGEFNVHTVNSVHSEVLLIDGRNFVLEAPATGAGRRQSAAMKVGETYDDEDRRHGVPSLDDDEVTASGGSPLAKKEDASPLGSPVAASEPDEAPAEVPAPMEEEEEEKKEGSPLPASS; encoded by the exons ATGACGAGCGCAGCGAGCAATAGTGCAACAGTAAACGTCCCTCTTCCTCCCGCTCCCTCCACGCCCCCGCCCGGCGCCTCCCAAGCGATGGAGTACAcccaatcgacgtcgcatcCGCACGTGCAGCTACAGCAGAGTAGCCGTCTCGTCTGCAAAGTGTGCGGCGCTTCGTTCGTGTATCCGGGAAGCTACGCGAAGCACATGCAGAAGcacgaaatgacgtcatcggcggCAGTGGcagcggcgtcgccgccgccgccgccgccaagaGGCaaggatgacgtcgtcgtcgcgtcgtcatcgtcgtcgtcaccgagTGGCGGCGCTTCGCAGAAgaaatcgatgacgtcgcagAGACCTATTGCcccggcaacggcggcggcggcggcggcggcggcagcttCAGCAGTTGCGCCTCAAACAGTACTACAAGGGGCTCCTTCAATGATGCCTGGGTATTATACAACTGGCGTTTCTATGGCTCCAGATGCGAATGTTCTGTATTCATTGAAAG AACTTGAGGCTTCGAATTCGCTTCGCTGTCAAGTGTGCGGTCGGCAGTTCAAGTACAAGAGCTGTCTCATCACGCACATGGAGACGAAGCATTCGGCGTCGCTACAGGCGGCGAATCCTATGCAGCAGCTTGCCTCTCCTATGGTCTCCGTCAATCCCAAAGTGTCGTCGCTTCACTGTGAATTTTGCGGCGAAGTCTTCGTCTATCACGCCAATCTGATGAAGCACAAGTACAAAGTCCATCGCGAACTGATGCAGAGCtacgcgacggcgtcgtcgctttccggCGGCAGTCATCACGCGACCATGGCAACGACGGGGCAAACCACGCTTCCCGCTCGAggagacgaagcgaaagccggcggcggcggcagtggGGACATATATCGAGGATCGGCGTTCTCCAGTTACGTGTCTGCGGCGTCGCATTCAGGAAGTTTGGCACCGGGAGGAGCGAGGGGAACGTCGCCACCGCCCGTTGAGGTGAAGgtaaaaaaggagaaagagggtGGTGGTGGAGACGAAGGAAGTCAGGACGCAACTCCAGATC CGTCTCAAGTCCGTTTTCCCCGTCCCATGTACGAGTGTCCTCTCTGTAAGATGACGTTCGTCTACGGCGCGAGCTTCATGAAGCATATGACGAGCTACCATCCGGGCGAAGCGTGCCCCTACATGGGCCCCATAACGCAGGAAAAATACTTCACTCCGCCCCAGTCTTCGTCATCCCAGCAGCAAATCGCTCGTTCACAGCGGGCTCCTCCGACGTCAGCACCGTCACCACCCAATAGAGG TTCTTACACAGCCACGCGTGATTCATTCTCTCTGGCTCCTTCACGCAGAAACGCTCCCCCTCCAAAGCAGGACGACTTCAAATCAATATTCGAACGCGCCTCGCTACGCATCGCCGGCATACGCCAAGAAGGCCTCAAGAATCTCTCAAGCGGCTTCTCCTTCGATTtgaacgccgacggcggaagcggcggcggcggcggcaacaaCGTCAGCAACGGCGAAGTCGATccggaaaaggaaaatgacggcggcgaaacggaGAACAAGTCGGACGGCGGTAAATCGGACGGAGAATCTAGCGGCACGGGAAGAGCGACTCATCACGCGTCCGTCATTGTGGATGCGAGCGAAGTGAGAAAGTATCCGCCGGCGTCCGTCGTCGAGGCGGCGAAGCAGCAGGTGCCGTCGAAGCAGCAGGTGTTGCCGAAATTGCCGGAGTTGGTTACGTCGAATCAGCTTTATAAGAAGGATTTGccggcaacgacggcgacgacgacgacgacgccgccgccgccgccacatCAGCAATCTCCTCTCTCGAAGAGCGGCGGGGGAAGTGGTTCGACCGCTTTAACGCCAG GCTCCAACTGGCGCATAGTGAGCCGCAAGTGCTACGTGTGCCCCGTGTGCCGCATGGAATTCGTCTACGGCGCCAGCTTCATCAAACACATGCGCCGCTATCATCCCGACGCCTCCTACGATCTTCCCAAGACGACGCGCACGcgtccgccgtcgctcgccgCCCCGGGCTCGTCCGCGACCGTTCcgaccggcggcggcggcggcggcggcggcgtcgcatCGGAAgaagcgtcgccgtcgtcgaaacccgacgacgacgacaaaccGCGCGtctcaatgacgtcatcggcgaCGACAGTGAATATTCCGATACTTCCGGCGCCGGTGCCGGGGCTCAAGGGCgactcgccgacggcgaaagTCGCGGAGGGACGCGGctcgccggcgacgatgtcgttgacggcaacgacgacgaatcagaGCGGGAATTCAGGTAAAAATGCGTCTGCGGAAAGGCGTG ATCGGTATCAGGCGCGACGCACGCGTCAGTGTCCCTGCTGTTCGGCCGTGTTCGTTTACGTGGGAAGTCTCATTAAGCATATGACGAAGTGTCATCCGGGGTCGTCGTGGCTGACCGAGAGCGGCGATCTGCGGACGTATTTTAAGCAGGAGGAcgaatcggcggcggcggcggcagcggtgGCCTCTGCGAATGCGACTTCCGCCGCTTCGACGGCTGCGAGTTCGACGTCGGAGCCAAGAAAAG acttttctctttcctcctCTCTCGCAGACGCCGTCTCGCGACGCGGCCAACGCGTCCACTACTGCCGCGTCTGCTCCAAGCCCTTCTTCTACATCGCGAGCCTTCACAAGCACCTCCTCGATCACGGCGTCTCGCCCGAAGAGGTCGTCGGCCTGACGAGTCTAACGAATCCCAAAGAAGAAGCCTCCGGTCTCATGTCGACTCTCTCCACCGGAATGATCTCGccctccgtcgccgtcgccgccgcgccgacgtcgtcgaccgGCGGCTACGCGGCGTCGAGTTCGGCCTccgttccgccgccggcgaaaCGATTGCGTCtcgaatcgccgtcgaaatTGATGATCGATCCGGATGagtctctcgacgacgaacccAGTCACACGATGTCGTTgcgctcgcgcgcgacgcgtcTTCCCGTCAGCTACGCCGAGGCGGAAGTcgaagaattcgaattcgtcgagagcgacgacgacgaaatagcGATTATTATAAATAACGCGAATCATCATAGTCagagtggcggcggcggcggagagggcgacgccgtcgcgatgCAAACGGAAGCGACGGTGACGTCCCAACTCGCTCTGCCCGTGAGAGCGTTCGATCAAGCGCAGCACACCGTTCTCGGCTGCATGCAACAGGCCTACTACGCTCTCGTCGCCTTGGAATCGCTTCAGCAGCTCGTTCGCTTCGATCAAACGCGCCTGCCCATGGCCGAAGTGgcgcgtcttctcgtcgacgatcccgACGGCGTGGCGAGCctcgcgaacgcgaacgcggccgtcgcgacgatgcTTCAGGGCGGGAATGCGCTCACCGAAGCGCTGACGGAGATTCAGACGGCGTTGCACGAGCGCGCCGGCGAGTTCAACGTGCACACGGTCAATTCCGTGCATTCGGAGGTTTTGTTGATTGACGGGCGGAATTTCGTGCTCGAAGCGCCGGCGACGGGGGCGGGACGGCGGCAATCGGCGGCGATGAAGGTGGGTGAGACGTATGATGACGAGGATCGGCGGCACGGAGTGCCGTCgttggacgacgatgaggTGACGGCAAGCGGAGGGAGTCCTTTGGCGAAGAAGGAGGACGCGTCGCCTCTTGGGTCGCCCGTCGCTGCTTCGGAGCCGGACGAAGCTCCGGCGGAGGTTCCGGCTCcgatggaggaggaggaggaggagaaaaaagagggGTCTCCGCTTCCGGCTTCTAGCTAG